The window CTTTCGTAGATAATCTAGGCCCAGACGAAAACATCTATAGATTCTGACAACTACTAACTAGTTAGTGTTTCAGTGGAGTTTAGTTCGTTAAAAAACTTGTATACCAAAGTGTTAttcacaaacaacaaaatatctcCTCTAAACTTGGTATTACAGAATTACTACTAAATATGGATGTATAAAAAACTACAATTCATATATTAATTGAATACGAAGGCATCGTCGGATATGATCGAAggcacattatttaaataacaaacgaTCAAAATAGATAACCGCGGTTACCCATCACAAATACGTTATAACGTTAATTTGCATATCTACGTAACAATGCAATCTACACGTCTCTATAACATCCTAcgtgaaataaagttttaaaattgatttctcCAAGCACCTCAAACTACGATAAAACTTCTCTCTCAGTAACACTAACCCTAAAccactttttaatattttttaaacgtgattaataattataatctactAGTAAATCTAacgatttataatattttacaatataaaaaaactttattgtatACACCTATTATTGCCTCTTCGATATAAGTCCAGTAGTCCACTGTCATGCTACTAAACACTTCGcgtatgtataaataaataaataggtatatacatCTGACTTAAGATAACGGAAAGACGCCCGATCCTATCGTGATTTCGCAAGGTGAAAAGATTATGCACGCTTATCaaaatttatcttatttacaaTTCATAGATCGAGAAAAAAGGCCTTGAAATCTATCACATTTAAGTTTGGGATACTTAACAGGCAATagccaacataaaataaattactataaaagttGTAAAACAGCAAATACTGTCATTTCCAGATGAAGGAATTAAGTAGCCGTTCTATTATGCGAATTACTGTTGCATTTATTCGAGTGTACGCGCTAGTCTCCGCTCAAATGAGCATATAGCGTAGGCGTTTATACACTTGGCATGCACGACCTCACAACACGCTTAATTTATTCTATCTCGTAGAACCGCACCGCTATCACCCCGCTAAACTAGTTCAAAGTAATATGTGATTTAACAGACGAGCGGGGGCCGGACGAAATACATCATaactaaaaaaagtatataaaacgaTCACATATATGAACAGTTTCGAAACTAAACTGTGGCACTCAGAACATGGAAGTGCAGCTACTGAGTGATATCAAGACATGTTGTTAATTCCTACCCGTTTGCTTAGGGGCGACGCATTCAGGATCCTCTCGTTGAGCTTGTCTTCCTCCCTGAAGTGTATCCGCGTGATCCGATGTCCCGGTGCTGAGGGTCTGAGAGCCAACCTCAGCCTTCTTGGTTTCATTGAGATCATTGCACTTAACATCATCATAGGTAGTATTATGGCATCTGCAGCTACAGCTTTTTTCTATCCGGTTCCCCTCCTAAGTTCAAAATTTGGCTTAGATTGGACCAGTCCTTGTTTTTGAGCAATGGCAGTGTTTGTTCCATTGTTTGTGAGAATTTATCTTCTAGCTCGCCACTGAGGGGCGCGACGGCGGACAGTATTGCTTCGAGACGATTTATCTTTCTACCTTATCCATGTTTGTGTCTGACAATATTTCATCCATCATTTGCATGGATTCTGTGAGGCTTGGTGGCTGTGTGGAGTGTGGTGACATTATAGGATCAGAGGGGTTGGACTCTAAGCTTGCCATTTCATTTTCTCTCTCGTCATCATCTGAATCAGAATCCTTGTCATGCCCAATAGCTTCGAGTTTCTCCAACTTCTTAGATATTTTATGACAACCTTTCACTTTTCTTTTTCCTCTTCTGTGAGTTCAATGTATCTGAGAAGTCTGATTTCCCTGTTACTCAGTACAATATTCTTTGTGGTTTCAGCTAGCTTCTGCTTCAACTCACCAACTTCAGTGTTAATTTTTCTCTGCCTCTTGCGCAGTTTGACTTCTGTTGGTTGAATGTGCATGAATACTTGTTCATTGCTAAGTTCTTCAAACAACTGTTGATTGTCTGGCCGAATATTGCTAGACATGTATGCATATATTGCAGGATTAACTAAGGACAGGACATCTGATGCTGAATAAATAATCATATCTTTTGTCAGAGGTCTCCTAGCCCAGTAACGTTGGTCCCTGCGGTACACATTTTTCAATTGCTCTTTCATAGGGTTCATGGGAGCATTATACAGTTCACACAAAGCATTAAGACTAAGATTCTTGACTTTGTAAACAGGCACACCTTGTTGCTGCAATTGTAAGACAGCGTGGGCAGCCTGAGTGTCGAACACATTCTTCAAACAATCTCAAATTGATTGTGTAAATTGACTGAATCATTCCTACAGTCATGTATGATCTTCACAACGTTTTCACTCTCAAGTAAGTCCTTTATTTTTCCTTCTATGACCATGTTGGGACATGCCATAATATCTAGTATGTACACTTCACCATTCATGGTGGCAATTTGACACAGTGTCAACACACCTTTGAGGCCAAGATTTATTCCTTCGCAGTCAAATGACACAATACTTTTTGTGTTGCGTTTGGGTGCCATAATGCTTTCAATCAATGTGGCACATTCTCTTACATTAGCTATGACAGTTGTGCACTGGAGCACCTTTTGTCGCCAAGCTTCACCCATCACATTGTTCCTTAAGCTTGGAGTCCCATTGGTCTCCTCTGCACTCCGAGCATTCAAATGATTATTTACTCTATCTCTGACCATATTCTCTGCCAAATTCTTAATTACTATGGAATTGATTCTTTGCTTTAGAGTCTGGTTGGCAATATTGCCCTGTGGACCACGAGGAGATTCAATGGGACTGAGTATTCTGTTTGCGGGGCTCTTCTTACCATCTGATGGAGTAGGACTTTCTACTGTGGGTGGGATTGGGGACACAGGTTTCTCCTCAACCACAGGTTTTGGTATATCAGTCTTGGCTTTAGCTTTCGCATTCAGATACATGACAGGTATCTTTGGTTTGCTTATAAGGGTTACCAAATTCGATTGAACATGGAATGAGTCTGAAAATATCTTTAAGAAGGCACTCAGGTCAGCTGGTGACTTAAACATTTGGTACCAGTATTCTTGGGGAAATCTGGACACAATCAAGTGGAAGAGTTGGTCAACCATGACAGGCCCCTTAGCTTCTATGCACTGTGCAACATAATCTAACAACTGTTGGGCAGTGTCTGTGTTAATATTAGCTACAGGTAGATTGTGGAATTGTTCAGAGTTAGTGTGTGCGTTACCTCTCCTATGATTCTCACTGACTAGAACGACGTTGTCATCGATGATCTGGAAGGTGTCTGGATGCTTGAGCAGGAAGTCCTTGAACTCCTTGATGCGCTGGCCGGAGATGTGACGCACCTGCGGGAGGCCTGGCTGCGGTGCCCGAGCAGGCTCTTGATGGGCACCTCGGTCCCCTCGCCGTACTGGACCATCTTGCCGGCAAAGTACTCCTTCGCCTCCTCGATGTAGTCATTGTTGGACGAGGCGCCCGCCCCGCTGGGATGCTTCTGGAACGTGTTGATATCAACATAGTCCCCGTCTATGCTGAACAACGCCGGGTACTGAGCCAGGAACTTCTTTAAGCCCGACTGCGACCCGCCAGCGATCTGTCGCATC is drawn from Trichoplusia ni isolate ovarian cell line Hi5 chromosome 18, tn1, whole genome shotgun sequence and contains these coding sequences:
- the LOC113502872 gene encoding LOW QUALITY PROTEIN: egalitarian protein homolog (The sequence of the model RefSeq protein was modified relative to this genomic sequence to represent the inferred CDS: inserted 7 bases in 6 codons; deleted 1 base in 1 codon), which translates into the protein MESMEYELARNLTLLFFVERLLDXGEPRTLHDLSCQFGAKGFTKEMRQIAGGSQSGLKKFLAQYPALFSIDGDYVDINTFQKHPSGAGASSNNDYIEEAKEYFAGKMVQYGEGTEVPIKSLLGHRSQAXPQVRHISGQRIKEFKDFLLKHPDTFQIIDDNVVLVSENHRRGNAHTNSEQFHNLPVANINTDTAQQLLDYVAQCIEAKGPVMVDQLFHLIVSRFPQEYWYQMFKSPADLSAFLKIFSDSFHVQSNLVTLISKPKIPVMYLNAKAKAKTDIPKPVVEEKPVSPIPPTVESPTPSDGKKSPANRILSPIESPRGPQGNIANQTLKQRINSIVIKNLAENMVRDRVNNHLNARSAEETNGTPSLRNNVMGEAWRQKVLQCTTVIANVRECATLIESIMAPKRNTKSIVSFDCEGINLGLKGVLTLCQIATMNGEVYILDIMACPNMVIEGKIKDLLESENVVKIIHDCRNDSVNLHNQFEIXLKNVFDTQAAHAVLQLQQQGVPVYKVKNLSLNALCELYNAPMNPMKEQLKNVYRRDQRYWARRPLTKDMIIYSASDVLSLVNPAIYAYMSSNIRPDNQQLFEELSNEQVFMHIQPTEVKLRKRQRKINTEVGELKQKLAETTKNIVLSNREIRLLRYIELTEEEKEKXKGCHKISKKLEKLEAIGHDKDSDSDDDERENEMASLESNPSDPIMSPHSTQPPSLTESMQMMDEILSDTNMDKVXKINRLEAILSAVAPLSGELEDKFSQTMEQTLPLLKNKDWSNLSQILNLGGEPDRKSCSCRCHNTTYDDVKCNDLNETKKAEVGSQTLSTGTSXITRIHFREEDKLNERILNASPLSKRVGINNMS